The DNA segment TCAGGGCTTTGCAGGGCTGCTGGTGTGAGAGGAGACAAGATGAATGGGCCTCCAGTACTTGCTTCACTCAAAGCCCTGGATATCTGGTTAGGGAGAGGAACCTCAGCCTCTATCCATCATGTGGACAGAGACAGAAGGATATAGTAGGAAGGACTCATGGTGGAATTAGGCACACCTGGGGATCCATCACAGCTCCATCAACTACTGGTTGTATGACCTTGAGTAGGTCACTTAACCTTTTTGAGCCTTGACTCTCTATTCAGGAAAATGGCAGGAAATTTGATGGAGTGAATGATGCTTAATTTATGCAGAGTTGTTATAAAGATTGGGACTGGTATTCCCAAAGTGTCTAGTCTAGCAAATCATAAGTGCTGACTAgtatctccattccttttttgaTCTCCCCAATCACATTTAGGAATCCCCAAGTCCCAATCTCCTGGACTCTCTGGAGTCTCAGAATCTGAGACGTTGAATATGGAGAGCACTGCTTGGTGATGAGTGACAAGCCACCTGCTTGGCAACATTCCCCCatgtcttgtgttttttttttttttttaattttttttaagttgttgatgtatctttattttatttatttatttatttatatgtggtgctgaaaatcgaacccagtacctcacacgtgctaggcaagcgctctaccactgagccacaaccccagccccctctcttGTGTTCTTAATATTTGTGTTGTTGTTAAACGTTTCACATGTGCCTTGTTCTCCAAAAGGTTGTAAGTCCTAAAACACAAACTCAGTGTCCCAATATTTTTTCTATTCCACCAGGGATCCTCTCCCAGTGGAAGGCATAAGGTGGCCTTCTGTACAGGACTGATCCTTCTGGTGGTTGATTATTTGGCCTGAAAGGAGGTTGGTGCAGGAGAGATGTGGGAAATGGGAATGAAAAGTGAATTGAGGCTAGCTGAGAATGTCACAGGAGAATTTGGACTTGAATCCTGTGGCTGTGGGCACTGAAGTGGTCAGGGAACAGTGTGTGGAGTCTCGGGCTGCATGGAAAGGTATTTTACAAGCACTGGTCAGACAGGAGTGAGCAGCCCTGTCATGGGGCAGATGGATGTCCCAGGTGAATGAATGTGGCTCTAACCCAGATGTGAAGTCCTCGGGTCTGCaataggaagagaggaaggaaaggtgcCGGACCATTTCCCCACTCACACCCTTCTTCGAGGAGATGGGGAGGTTGTGTACGGGGCCCAATGCACTCCTACCCTGGAGAACACTGCAGGAGATCAATTTGGAGTTGGACATTTCTGTTCTATCTGGTTTCCTGAGTTTGGAATAGGAGCCCTTGGAGTATATAGTGAAATGTCATAAATCTCTAAGTGGATCCAGAAACTATAAAAGGCAGAGTCACATTACTGCAAGGTTAGTAAAATGACCCAAGCAAGCACATGCAGCCACCAAGCTGTGCACTCCAGGTATCTGGGAGCAAACTGCCAATCACAGTTCATCAGCATTTGCGCTGTCATGGGGTCTGTATCACGGGGTTTTACTATGTCCTGGGATCGATATTTCATGCTTGTTTCCTCATTCCTTCCAAAGCTTGCAGGAGGATGAGAGTGGGTAAGCAGAGGTGCTGGTGGGTCCCCTCCTCTGCCCAGGATCCAGGGGTTTATCTCCAACTGACTCCTTTCACTGGGGCAAATCTCAGCCCCATAGGGCACAGCCCAGACAATGGACTTGCCAGCGAGAACCAGCACTCACATGAGGGCAGAAGGAATGAATCGCTAATGGGAGTCTACAAAGTAGATGTTTAAGCACAGATGACTCCTTCCTCCTTCTGGCAGGCCTTTCTCCCTGCCCTTGGGGAGGGGGCCTTCTACCCCAGCTCACTCGCAGGTCTCCTCAGCCTGTTCTGTGAGTGCAGCAGAGGCCAACACTCAGAGGGCATCTTCTCCTGATCAGGCCCCTGTGCCTCCACAGTCTTAAGTAATGACCACTTGCTCACAAGCCTCAGGACACCATTTCTACCTTGGACAGCTCCCAGTGTGAGCCTATTGCTAGAGGAGCTGGAATCTGCCTGCTTAAAACGTCCACCATCCATCTCTGTCCTGACTGGGAGCACATGCAATGAACCTGTTCCCTTTTGTAATGGCGACTTGAGATGGTGCAGTAAAGAAGGCGTGGTGATACATTATTGGCCTGATGGCTccttttatgaaaagaaatctaAATCACCTTCCCTTTCTACAGTCAGAGACACACTTTAACTCTCTTCTGCTTggaactttcattttcttaagtgTCCTCTGTTTTGTCAGCTTTGAAGGGGCCTTTGACCAAAAACAGTGAATGTGGATCCACCTGAGCCAGGAAGGGAACCATTCTGTTTAGTTACCACAGGAAAAGACCTCAGGCACTGGTCCCCTGGGGAGTCTCCAAGACCCACAGGCtaccaggagcaggggcaggggcagagcaggctgCTGTCCATGGAGAATCTggtcttccctttcttctctgggACTTGCAGGAAAAGGAGAGGCTAAGAGGGTGAGAGGGTCgggtggcaggggctggggcagtgtctactttccctttccctcctttcctattgTCAGGGATTGGAAAAACAAGGCACTTCATTTCTTGGCTTTGAGCCCTGGCAAAAGTGGCCCTGGACCAGCAGTTCTCACCATGGCTATTCactggaatcacctggggagtttTTAAAAGAGTCTAATGCCTGGGCTCCTTCCAGTCCAAAAGGCCCAGATACAGGCGGGCTTGTTTTGTTTGCTTAAGCGTTTTAAAAGATGCCCAGGAGATTCCGATTTGCAGTCAAGGCTGGGAACTACTGCTCCGAAAGTGGTGAGACCCTAGAGGAAGAAGTAGCAGGAGGCACGTGGGGTTCCTACAGAATCATTTGCTTTTGTCTTCTATAAGCCTATTCAATTTTTTTGCCCTCAGTCATTTTCTCTgctggcagatttttttttttttttttttttttttttttgtggtgctgggaatggaacccacggccttgtgcttgcaaggcaagcactttacctactgagctatctccccagccccagatattTGTTTTTGATGAAGAGAatcttatttgttattatttgttattattactcaTCACAAGTCATGGCTAATTCTTTTTTGCCCAGTTAATTTATGTTGTTTACAAAGTGTCACACCAGCTACCTCTCAAGCTTGTCACCTCTCGTGAAGGCTAAGAGAAATAAACTCCTGGCAAGGGTTTTTACTGAGTGCTTATTGGTTGAATTTGTTAGCACTGTTTTTGGTACAAATGTCAGCCAATAGCAGTCTCAAAGCCACAGGTTTGAGCTTGCTGGGGGCTCTCTGGGGAGTTGGAAGGAGCTTCTTTCTGACCCCAGAATCTTATACTCTCTTACATGCTAATGGACAGCAAATCCTGACTCCATAATCCTCCTagtctcttttttctcctccttgaaGTCCTACTAGCAGGAATTTAAAATTCTTGTTAAAACATGCAAAGGATATAGTGCCTTGAATaaatcagaagaagaaaaggaagaaaggaacccTAGGATATGAGATGTGGAAGCATCGGGTGTAGGAACCGTTATCTTTCCTGCTAGAGACTTTCCCTGAGGTCAAGAAAGCAGGAGCTGGGATATGACCCTTCCTGGCAGCTGAGCTCATTCTTATGCGCTTATGCACTAAATGCCTGGACTACAGGTATTTTGAAGGATGGGGCCACATTCACTGGGTGTGTGAAATCAGATGTAACCTGCAGCAGGGAGGCAGGAGTGTGAAGGGAGGAGCGTGGTTGGGAAGCGTGGTCCCAGCTCCACCATCAGTGATATGTGTGGTCACCTCTTTCCCCGTCTCCTTTGCACAAAAAAAGTTGTGTAGGGATCCCAGTGATGCTCAGTTGGGTTTACTTTAGAATTGGCCAGGGAGCTTTTAAAAACCACCCCATCACAGAGGTTCCTATTTGGGGTGGGTTCGAGTACCAGTATTTTCAAAAGCACCTTGGGTGGTTCTCATGTGAGCCAGGGTCGAGGACACTTTAAAGTCTTCTCTGTCTTACTCAGAACATCTCACAGGGAGGCACGACCTTTTTGGAGTTTTGTTACCCTTGTCTGTTCCTGCAGCCCTATCTGGGGAATATGAGGCACCCATTCTCAGGGAAATTAGTACTGTCTCTTGGTTAAGTGTGAAGACTCTGGAGGGTTTGAGTTCTTGGTCAGTTCTCTGGGTTTCCTCTACACAACATGAGAATAGTAATTGACCTGCCTACTGTGTTGCTGCATTAAATTAATCCATGCTTATAAAGTGCTTAAAATGATGCCTGACACACGGTCGGTGCACAGAGAATTTACTTAATATCATGGAAGGAACTGCAGGAAAGAGGTGCTCAGAGGAGGTTGCCCCAGGCATGTTCTTGAGATGCAGCTGAGGCTGGGAAGCCAATGGACCTAAGTGTCAGCACCTCCATCTGGCAGGGCATGCCTGGGGGCACGGGACCCGTACTGCGGCTGGGATGGGAAGCAGCAACGTTGCAGCACACTGGAGGACAGCTCCAACATGAGCCTCTGGATCCAGAACATCACAGCCTGTCCTGTGAGAACCCCTTTGTGCCCTGCTCCACCTCAGACCTCACCCCTCAATCCAGACTTTCAATTCCATCAGTATTCCCCAAATGCCCTGGGATCTCAAAccttcctgcccctgcctcctgtGACAGGGGTTCTGCCCCCTCTGTGGGTCTGCAGGTACGGAATGTGACACGGGATGGGGGCTTTGGTCCATGGTCACCGTGGCAACCGTGTGAGCATTTAGATGGAGACAACTCAGGCTCCTGCCTATGCCGGGCCCGATCCTGTGACTCCCCACGACCCCGCTGTGGGGGCCTCAACTGCCTGGGTCCCGCCATTCACATTGCCAACTGCTCCAGGTATGACAGGATAGGGTTTGCATGTTTGCCTTGGACTTGGGTGGAGAGAATGGGAGATAAGGGGCATCTGTTTGCACTAAGGGTCAGAAACTACTGCAGGGTGGTGCCAAGGACTAATAACAGATGACTAACAACAGATGACTAATGTCTGAGGCAGGAAACATGAGCTCTGGGGAAGTCCACAATAATGGGAGGGAAGTTGCTACCTTGCAGTGTCTCTTGATGCAAAGAGGAAGGCTGACCAGGCATGGGAGTCATCCCTAGACAGGTGAGCCTCAATAGACCTTGCTGTCCCAAACTTGAGGGACAGCATGAGATGGTGGCAATCCTGGACTACATGGTCTAGAGGTGTGACCTTGGCCAGCCACCTAACCACTCTGAGTTTCTCTGAGGGTTACAATAACCACCTGAGAGTTGTTGAGAAGGTTAAAGaagataatgtatgtaaagaGCTTGCAACTGCCTGGTATCTGGGGATTCCATAAAATGCTTATAATAACCAACCCATTATTTTGGGCACTCTTAAAATAACTGTTTCATATGTTCTAATTTAATACTCGGCAACCTCAAGGGGTAGGAATACAATCATCCACCCTACTTGAAAGATAAGGAGCCCAGTAAGTGCCAGAGCCCAAATTTGATCACTTGAGTTGATCAAAGGACAATAGTGAGTAAAGTCTGAGGTTGGAGCCAAGCATGTAAGTGGAGAACAGGGGCGACAGTTCCGTTCTGAGTGCAAGGACTGACCAACCAAGAAGGGTGAAAGGAAGATTGCTGATTGGAAAGGTGACAGTGACCTTCTCTACAGAGTGTGTCCTTTGGCCTATATGGGTAGGGGCCAGGTTATAAAAGTCTCTCAATACATGTTTGTGATATGAATGAACAAAAGCATTAATGGGTATTAACCTGGTTAAGAGCTGATATTTTCTGTCGCCGTCTGGTCCCTCCTGATGAAAATACAAAATCCATCTGACCAGATGTGGCCCAGATCTAAGCAGCTAGGACTTAGAGGGGCATCTGTTTCTGTCCCATGCCACTCCCAGGAATGGGGCATGGACCCCGTGGTCTTCTTGGGCGCAGTGCAGCACATCCTGTGGGATCGGCTTCCAGGTCCGCCAGCGAAGTTGCAGCAACCCTGCACCGCGCCACGGAGGCCGCATCTGCGTGGGCAAGGGCCGGGAGGAGAGGTGAGCTAGTGTGTGGTCCGGGAGATCTGAAGACTGAGGTCCCACGCTTTCTGGGCTTGCGACAAAGCGGCCTGGATTTTCTGGATGACCCAGGGGACTCTCTTCCTTGCCAATTTCCCAAGTGATATCTTGCCAGGGGTGCCAGTACTCCTCCTTAGGGTGATgactcctccccctcttccccagGTTCTGTAATGAAAACACACCTTGCCCAGTACCCATCTTCTGGGCCTCCTGGGGCTCTTGGAGCAAGTGCAGCAGCAACTGCGGGGGCGGCGTGCAGTCGCGGCGTCGGGCCTGCGAGAATGGCAACTCTTGCCCGGGCTGCGGCGTGGTGAGGTCCGGGGCGAGGGGTGAGGGGCGTGGGCAGGCCGCGGGGCCTGAACCCCGAGACAGGGCAGGCCTGGAGGCCCTGAAACCACTCCCATCCTGAAGGAGTTCAAGACCTGCAACCCCGAGGGCTGCCCGGAAGTGCGGCGCAACACCCCCTGGACGCCTTGGCTGCCGGTGAACGTGACTCAGGGCGGGGCGCGGCAGGAGCAGCGCTTCCGCTTCACGTGCCGCGCGCCCCTGCCAGACCCCCACGGCCTGCAGCTTGGCAGGAGGAGGACGGAGACCAGAACCTGCCCAGCGGACCGCTCCGGAGCCTGCGACACCGACGGTAGGCCCCGCGCCCTCCGCCCACCTCCCGGCCCGAGGAGCAGTAGGGGCGGGGTGGGGAGGCCCGGAGCGGGAGCCCGGGGAGGCCGGGGCGGGAGGGCTCGCGGCGCCCGCATCGCTGAGGCCCGcggccctccccagccctggtggagGATCTCCTGCGCAGCGGGAGCACTTCCCCGCACTCGCTGAGCGGGGGCTGGGCCGCCTGGGGCCCGTGGTCGTCCTGCTCCCGGGACTGCGAGCTGGGCTTTCGCGTCCGCAAGAGAACGTGCACCAACCCCGAACCCCGCAATGGGGGCCTGCCCTGCGTGGGCGACGCTGCCGAGTACCAGGACTGCAACCCGCAGGCATGCCCAGGTAATCTTGAGCAAGGAGTCCTCAGCCTATCGAAATCCTGCCCAGGGAAACTCCATGGCCCTGGGGACTCAAGACTACCCAGTGCCCGGGTCACCTCTTTTCCCTGTCAACCCTGTGCAAGAGCCACCAAAGTAATTTTTTGCTTTGTCTGTGGACAAAAAGGCTACTTCATTGGAGTGGGGCCTTCCCGCACTCAGTCTGcctcactttttttctctctcctaatGGGTTAGCCAGATAAGATTCATTTGAGGTGGAGACGGTTTCTTTCCCTAAGGGTGTCCTGTTGAGTGGGGGGTAGGGTGGGGTGGAGGCGGAGGTCAGTGTGGCCTAGGGCGCCCTCCTTACACGTGCCATCTGCTTGCAGTGCGTGGCGCCTGGTCCTGCTGGACCTCGTGGTCCCAATGCTCAGCCTCCTGTGGTGGAGGCCACTATCAGCGCACGCGTTCCTGCACCAGCCCCGCTCCCTCTCCAGGTGAGGACATCTGTCTCGGCCTGCACACGGAGGAGGCACTATGTGCCACACAGGCCTGCCCAGGTACTGGGTGCATCTGGCCGGGTTTGGGGAGCACCATAGAGCCTGTGATCCCCAGCAGGGGGTCCTGGGGCACTCAGCTGCATCTCAAACAACCCACAGAAGGCTGGTCACCATGGTCTGAGTGGGGCATATGCACTGAAGATGGAGCCCAAAGCCGCAGCCGGAGCTGTGAGGAGCTTGTTCCAGGGCCCAGTGCCTGTGCTGGAAACAGCAGCCAGACCCGCCCTTGTCCCTACAGTGAAATTCCTGGTAGGTCCTTGTGCCAGCGCCTTCATACCAGCCTTTCCTGCCCTGAGCTCCCAAATTCCCTGTCTGAAACTTGAGTCCTGGGCTGGGGTGTGTCCTGGAGCAGGATGGAACAGAGGGACTACTCACTTCCTGCCTGGTGCACACACTTGGGGCTCTGGCACTCCACATCTAGTGAATGGGCCAACCCTTTGTAGAGAAGAGGTGTGTGGAGTGGCAACGGGAGGGACGACCCCAGGCCCAGTCCTACACTCTAGTGCTGACCTAGGGGTCCTCCAGAGTCACACCCAGCCCAGGAGGGAGCCTGCCTGTCTCCACTTTGCCCTGACACTTTCTCCACTTGTCTTCCCACAGTAATCCTGCCTGCCTCCAGTGTGGAGGAGGCCGCCGGCTGTGGAGGTAAAAGGAGCCCCTTATGACACCATCCTTCTATTCCTCTACCCTGCTCCAAAGCCTGGGTTCTTCCCACCTCCCACTTCAGTTACTGTCAGGCCCACTACTTCCAGGCTGTGTGCAGGGAGGTCTGGGTAGTTCCGTCCACGCTCCTCAGCTGGGAGGCCATCATCGGTCTATACCTAAGAACCAGGTCATCTGGTTGCCATCCCTGACTCAAGCCATAGGTCATCCTGGGGAAGAGGCCCCCTTGTTCCCTCTGGCTCTGGCCTCAAAATCCGTTCTTTCCTTTATATTCCAGAGCCTCTTATTGCTGTTTCCACTCTCAGGAGATAGTCAGGAATCCTTCCTTTTCACAAGTTGGTCCTTTTCTTACCACCTGCCTGTCCTTTTCCAGGGTTCAGTCTTATCCACCTGGTGGCCACCGGCGTCTCCTGcttcctgggctctgggctcctgaCCTTGGCAGTGTACCTGTCTTGCCAGCACTGTCAGCGCCAGTCTCAGGAGTCCACACTCGTCCATCCTGCCACCCCCAATCACCTGCACTACAAGGGTGGGGGTACTCCCAAGAATGAGAAATACACTCCCATGGAGTTCAAGGTGGGGAGCCACCTCATAGCAGCAGAGGCTAGGGTGAAGGGTACAGTGGTCCTATCCCTGAGTTGGGCATAACTGGGGTAGGCATGGGAGGAACATGGTGGGGTGAGGGAGCAGGCCTCAGCAGCTGGAATGCTTCTTCGATGGCTGACTCCTGGACTCCTGGCCCTGGCCTGttcccttccccacctctcccctcacccctttctctctggtttcttcttcttcccacaGACCCTGAACAAAAATAACCTGATCCCTGATGACAGAGCCAACTTCTACCCACTACAGCAGACCAACGTGTACACGACCACCTACTACCCCAGCCCGCTGAACAAGCCCAGCTTCCGGCCTGAGGCCTCCCCAGGACAGCGGTGCTTCCCCAACAGCTGATCCTACCATCCTGGGACTTGGGCTCCTTGCCTTCCCAAGGCACAGAGCAGTGGAGATGGGACAGTGGAGCCACTTTGGTTTTCTCCCTCTGCACTAGGCCAAGAACTTGTTGCCTGGCCTGTGGGGATCCAATCTGGCTTCAGAGAGCTCTGGCTGGCGGTGACCATGGGGGAGAGGGCTGGCTTCAGGCTGGCACATGGCTGCAGATCCAGCTTAGCCCAGGTCTCTCATGGCCTCCTTGTGACCCACCATCATGCTGACCCTCCCCTGCCACATTTGAGCTGCAGACCTACTGGGCATGGGAGAAATCGAAGAGTGGAGATGGCAGTGGCGGGAGGGCAGGCTGCTTGGTTGGGGTTGGAAATGACTTCCAGAGGCTGCCACAGCCAAGTCTGACCCTCTGTGGCTGGCAGGAAAAAAGGCCTTGTCTACATTCAGATCGACTCTGAAAAGAACTTATCAAATGGCCCAGTAGCTCTGGATCTCTGCCCAGTGCTGGACCATTGTGGTGCTGCCCCAGTATGACATAGGGGACCAGTGCTGGCCCAGGTGGTCCACCTCTGCTTAGCAGTTTATATTTCACCCAGGGATATCCCTCTGGTCAGAGGCAGGGAGAACTGGGAACTAGAAACTGGTCTTTGTGAGAAGCCCATTAATCTGGCTTGGTACAGGTCTCAGCCTTGCCCCAGAAGGCACAAAAGGTGGCCTGGCAGGAGGGAAGGCTCAATACCACAGAAGGCAGAGTCTGCCTTCACGTCTCTATAGAGATCATCTTCCAGTTGCTGCTCAACAGTGTCATTAGCTGAGACTGCTTGGGAGTCTGTGCTGGCCCTTCATCTAttcaggaacacacacacacacacacacagacacaagcGCATGTGCGCACAATCACCATCTGCTACAGCAACAAAAAGGATGTTGAGCTGTGGCATTATTAATTAAAGATGATATCCAGTCTCCAAATGTAACTCTGTCTTTGCGCATATGTGTGTGGGCCCCGCTTGGCATGGTCCTGGCCATCAGAACAATGCTCCAGGGTAACAGATGGCTTCTCAAGGTGGAGGAAATGACCCAAGTAGAGTGTGACTTTAATAGGGGATATCTTTCCATATGTGGGcttatgtacacatgcacacatattgCCCTAATCCCTTTTTGAAAAAGAGATTGGGATTAAGCAAATTCACAAGTCGGTACACAAGGCACACCAAAGGCAAGCAATAGGAGAGGTATGTGCTTGATACCTCAGCGACTGTTCCTGGCAACATCTCCAGGGTGGAGATGGGGGAATCCCACAGGAAAGTATTGATGAAGATTATTTTGAGATAGCTTCAGTGCTGAGCTTAAtaaaaccaaattcagaaatgaGTAAATCCTGTGAAGTGGGGGAAGCCTACAGTAGTTTCTGttggattaaataaaaataacctcaAAGCTTCAGCCCACCAAATCAATGCTGCCATTTTGGATGAGATTGATGGACATGTTAAATTTAGAGAGCAATTTCCTGACTTAATTGGCTGGATCAATTCTCCTAAGATTCCCAGAAGAATCTAATTGTAGATGGTCTGTAAAGCTTATGATCTGAGTGGTGGAGTGAGTGGAGGCTCTTGGGAGTGGAGGCAGAAGCATTTGAAGCTTGAAGTTGCCTGGAATGGAAGATGAGGAACAGAGCCTTCCTGGGTGCCTTTCTACTTCCCTGAGACAAAAATGGCAGCAAAGGGAAGCCCAATCAGAAAGCTCAGGAAATGTGAATATCTGCTGCTTTGGGATTGCTATTTCCTGTTAGCCTCAAGAGTTCAGAGCTGGTAGGGGGCTGTGGGGGCATTTTAGATCCTGGGATCTCAGATTCTTTTGGGCCTCGTGCAGCCAGTGAAGTTCAAGAGTTACAGGACCCAGGTGTCTGCCTCTGAAGGCATTTATGTTATGTTCAAGTAGGCGGCCTGGGAGGTTTGTAGGAAGTGGTCATGAGCAGTCCTAGGGAATGACCACCACCTATTGTTCGAATGGTATCACTGGGAATGTAAACCTCTGGGTACTCTggaaatacacacatgcacacacacacacacacacacacacacactctgaatTCTCTGAAAACTGAGTTTGGAAGGCATGACCATTTAGAATGTGTGAGAGGCTCCACACTGCATACAGATGAGCTGGCATGGTTGCCAAAGAATTCAATAACCAGCTCTGTCCCAGAATTGAGGGCCCTCAGAGTGCTTCTGGAAAAGGAGGGTGTGGTAGTCTCTGGCAGGTGTTGGGGAGTTAAGTGTGAAAGGCAAGTGGGCTTCCTCTGCCAGAGGAAGATGCAGGATCCAGAGCTCCAGGCTGCCTTGGACAGTTTTGTGTTTAGAtaactcgtgtgtgtgtgtgtgtgtgtgtgtgtgtgtgtgtgtgtgtgtattttattattaaagcCATACATATTCATTGCAGAAAATTCAGAGAATGGAGGCTATAGAAAACCAAAAATCTTACCATGATTATACGAAAAACCAAGGTAGAGACTTAGGAATTTTAAATGATGTTGTGAAGACATTtctttcccccacttttttttccccaaagtcattccaaaagcagaataaaacaaaagttcTGTTACTATTTTCAATAAAACTAAGATGTAATTATAATACTTAGTACAGTTGTCCAGTATTCTCAGGGACTTGGCCAggacccctgcccctcccacacacacagaTACCAAAATATGTGGATGCTCCAGTCCCTTATCTAAAATGGAGTAGTATTTGCAAATAAGTCATGCTCATCTCCATATACattaaatcacctctagattacttataatgtctaatgcaatgtaaatctatgtaaatagttgttaggCTGTGTTGttaagggaataatgacaagaaaaaatgtctaCATGTTCATACcagctgtaattttttttttctaatactttcCATCCATCCACGGTTAGTTGGTTCTGTAAATGTGGAACTTGTGAATAGGGAAGGCCAACTAACTGTACATATAGACAGAAAGCAGATGGAGTGACAGCAGTCATCTGTTAGAGTAAATGTGGGTCAAACCTAAGTACTCGAGGGATTTCAGAAAGATAAGAAGTTGAAGGGAGTATGAGGAAGATGGAGATCTGTGCATAAGCTTCAGTTAGACCTTcaggtttttgttcttgtttcgTGATTTAtctaaacatttgtttttgtgaGTAAAATAAAGCACAGAAAAACCATATGAAAAAATAGTTAGTGGACATAGGGCCAACACCTTTGTAACAACCCTCGGGTCAAGAAACAACTTTGACAAGCACCCCAGCATCCTTTGCTTcatcccttccctctctcctcctctattCAACAATGAGATAGATAACCATCAGCACCAGGAAAAATAAAACGAGCATGAGGAAAGGAAATGTAATGGTCCTTAACCACTTGATTAGCGCGTGAGCCTCTCTGTATAATGACAGCGATTGAAACTCTCCATTCAGTCTTAATCATAACTTTGTaagaagaattttataatttttttttatcatgggaGAGACAACATCAGAGGAATAAGTCTCTGAGATCTTGTTACTAACTAAATGTTGGAGTGAATAGTaggagagaaaggaataaaaacctctttaaaataatttcaccCTGATTATAACCATGGTAcatgttaaataaagaaattttgaagacagaaatACATATATGCACCCGGCCACGACGGGATGCAGCCGAGATGCGTGCATGCACCGTGCATCTCTCTacaaagaagagggagagggaggggaaccGGGAGGAGGAGAACTAATCTtggaaaacaaaagcataaacataataaaaagaaaatattaacgTCCTAAAATCTAACTGAGAAACAATCATCATAATTCTAATACATTCTTTTCCAGGCCTTTTTACTGTCGTATATGAGTTtggaagtattttataaaattaataaatactatgtgtatggttttattttgattttaacacATTACTTTATATACTTACATTGTTAAAAATTCTTCTACAAACCTCAGGAACCCTTTCTGCTGCTGCCCTAGGAGTAGGTAGGTAGGGAGAGAGGGCTTGCTACTACTTCCATGAgagaaagtttgatttttatgtttcatttatttacatcactgatttacttttaaaatgttggcaTAACGGTTGAAAAACCCTAAGCATTCTCTTCTATAAAGGCTATTACATAAGAGTATTCATTCTGTTACTTAAATTTATTCTCTATTATATAAATGTAGAATCCTGCTATATAAATTTGTCATAAATTATTTAAACCACTCTCATTTGTTTCAAAAATTCCTTTGCCAAAGCATATTCTTATGGATCTTGttgtgatttggatgtgaggtgtccccgaaatgctcatgtgttagacaatgcaagaaggttcagaggagaaatgattgccttatgagagccttaatctgagttaatcccctgatagggattaactgagtggtaactgaagatgagtagggtgtgactggaagaggtgggcattgggggcatggctttgggtatatattttg comes from the Sciurus carolinensis chromosome 9, mSciCar1.2, whole genome shotgun sequence genome and includes:
- the Sema5b gene encoding semaphorin-5B isoform X2; the protein is MVVPRPLAIFLLLPSLTLLVSHLSSSQDVSSEPSSEQQLCSRREHPIVAFEDLKPWVSNFTFPGARDFSQLALDPSRNQLIVGARNYLFRLSLANVSLLQATEWASNEDTRRSCQSKGKTEEECQNYVRVLIVAGRKVFMCGTNAFSPVCSSRQVGNLSRTIEKINGVARCPYDPRHNSTAVISSQGELYAATVIDFSGRDPAIYRSLGSGPPLRTAQYNSKWLNEPNFVAAYDIGLFAYFFLRENAVEHDCGRTVYSRVARVCKNDVGGRFLLEDTWTTFMKARLNCSRPGEVPFYYNELQSAFHLPEQDLIYGVFTTNVIAASAVCAFNLSAISQAFNGPFRYQENPRAAWLPIANPIPNFQCGTLPETGPNENLTERSLQDAQRLFLMSEAVQPVTPEPCVTQDSVRFSHLVVDLVQAKDTLYHVLYIGTESGTILKALSTASRGLHGCYLEELHVLPPGRREPLRSLRILHSARALFVGLSDGVLRVPLERCAAYRSQGACLGARDPYCGWDGKQQRCSTLEDSSNMSLWIQNITACPVRNVTRDGGFGPWSPWQPCEHLDGDNSGSCLCRARSCDSPRPRCGGLNCLGPAIHIANCSRNGAWTPWSSWAQCSTSCGIGFQVRQRSCSNPAPRHGGRICVGKGREERFCNENTPCPVPIFWASWGSWSKCSSNCGGGVQSRRRACENGNSCPGCGVEFKTCNPEGCPEVRRNTPWTPWLPVNVTQGGARQEQRFRFTCRAPLPDPHGLQLGRRRTETRTCPADRSGACDTDALVEDLLRSGSTSPHSLSGGWAAWGPWSSCSRDCELGFRVRKRTCTNPEPRNGGLPCVGDAAEYQDCNPQACPVRGAWSCWTSWSQCSASCGGGHYQRTRSCTSPAPSPGEDICLGLHTEEALCATQACPEGWSPWSEWGICTEDGAQSRSRSCEELVPGPSACAGNSSQTRPCPYSEIPVILPASSVEEAAGCGGFSLIHLVATGVSCFLGSGLLTLAVYLSCQHCQRQSQESTLVHPATPNHLHYKGGGTPKNEKYTPMEFKTLNKNNLIPDDRANFYPLQQTNVYTTTYYPSPLNKPSFRPEASPGQRCFPNS
- the Sema5b gene encoding semaphorin-5B isoform X1, with the protein product MVVPRPLAIFLLLPSLTLLVSHLSSSQDVSSEPSSEQQLCSRREHPIVAFEDLKPWVSNFTFPGARDFSQLALDPSRNQLIVGARNYLFRLSLANVSLLQATEWASNEDTRRSCQSKGKTEEECQNYVRVLIVAGRKVFMCGTNAFSPVCSSRQVGNLSRTIEKINGVARCPYDPRHNSTAVISSQGELYAATVIDFSGRDPAIYRSLGSGPPLRTAQYNSKWLNEPNFVAAYDIGLFAYFFLRENAVEHDCGRTVYSRVARVCKNDVGGRFLLEDTWTTFMKARLNCSRPGEVPFYYNELQSAFHLPEQDLIYGVFTTNVNSIAASAVCAFNLSAISQAFNGPFRYQENPRAAWLPIANPIPNFQCGTLPETGPNENLTERSLQDAQRLFLMSEAVQPVTPEPCVTQDSVRFSHLVVDLVQAKDTLYHVLYIGTESGTILKALSTASRGLHGCYLEELHVLPPGRREPLRSLRILHSARALFVGLSDGVLRVPLERCAAYRSQGACLGARDPYCGWDGKQQRCSTLEDSSNMSLWIQNITACPVRNVTRDGGFGPWSPWQPCEHLDGDNSGSCLCRARSCDSPRPRCGGLNCLGPAIHIANCSRNGAWTPWSSWAQCSTSCGIGFQVRQRSCSNPAPRHGGRICVGKGREERFCNENTPCPVPIFWASWGSWSKCSSNCGGGVQSRRRACENGNSCPGCGVEFKTCNPEGCPEVRRNTPWTPWLPVNVTQGGARQEQRFRFTCRAPLPDPHGLQLGRRRTETRTCPADRSGACDTDALVEDLLRSGSTSPHSLSGGWAAWGPWSSCSRDCELGFRVRKRTCTNPEPRNGGLPCVGDAAEYQDCNPQACPVRGAWSCWTSWSQCSASCGGGHYQRTRSCTSPAPSPGEDICLGLHTEEALCATQACPEGWSPWSEWGICTEDGAQSRSRSCEELVPGPSACAGNSSQTRPCPYSEIPVILPASSVEEAAGCGGFSLIHLVATGVSCFLGSGLLTLAVYLSCQHCQRQSQESTLVHPATPNHLHYKGGGTPKNEKYTPMEFKTLNKNNLIPDDRANFYPLQQTNVYTTTYYPSPLNKPSFRPEASPGQRCFPNS